The genomic stretch TGTCTGAGATTTTCTGAATGCAGGTGGTTTTGATATGTATGAACATTGGTTGTTGGGCACAACCAATGTGCTTAATTTTTCTATTAGGActattattaagaattgtatgatagggttggaatttatccaataccctaatgatcgGTAGCGGTAACTACCTTAGGGCAACCCATTACtaggtttagtatatttgtgtgcaaggctattcttactgtgaatttttgcttacctagttgtttcatgttgtaggtaagtgcaaaagtaAAGTGGAGCACTGAGCACTAGAGtttgcttgtggatatgtacatgtggcctaacctgtggaggtttttgatggattaccattttgaaaagaaaaagatgtaagatgttatttcttttgggataatttttttgttatagCTCTGTGGAAGAGTGGTTGTATTTCTGTAACTAAACTAAATGAATGCGCACACAATcgtttataagttttttttatatggattttcagtaCCATgagttaaaatttttaaatttctGCATGAGTTGGTCTAATATGTCTGGAGGgtcgttacaagtggtatcagagcttgAGTTGAGTCGATTATGTAGACAAACCCACAGGTACATTCTGCAAGATAGAccgacactcactgtaagtattgtcttttcatatctgtttcctttgttttcttttgtttacctcaattctataaattgtaggtgcGATGGTAGATCTTCCAGAGATAGTTAATTCGGTCCTAGAGGACCCACTATTCGGGTATCCTCTAGCAGAGAGACTCCGTTTTCACTAGGCCTTCCGTAGCACATACTTGCGCGTGTTCGCTAGGCAACATGACTCTTTGTTCGTAGTATGGGAGTGTGCATAGATGATCAATATAATCCTTCGGGATAAGGAGATTCCACTTGCCTACCATGTGAGGCTTGCTAGCCTATACCTAAGAAACGAGGCATTTCACTGGTTCCAATATCGCTACGAGGACCCAACCACTGTCTCTTGGGCAGCATTCTTGGCATCTATTGAGCTCACGTTCGGACCGCACTTCTACATGTCGTGGTGGTAGGTAGAGGTATCGAGAGAATCAGATGGCAGCAGAGGCTCCCGCATCCAACATGATGATGAGAGCAATCCAGAGGAGGATCTGAGTAGCCGGACGAGGATTCTGAAATAGAGCTGGGTATGCTGTTGGATAAGATAGATTAGGTTTTGTTGTGAAAGTATTGTTGATACTTTTGTAAAGAATTTGCCAACCTACTAAGTTGTAGAACTTTTGAATAGTTGTAGCAGATGTATGTAGAAACCCCATACGTTGTTAGGGTTCTCTTTTGTATTTACTATTTTCATAGTTTATTAGGAATactttttccaaatgaattcaaaaaattcaaattttgtaaAGATGAATAAACGGGCTTATATAAAAAGGATGCTATAAGAATTCCCAACAAAGCTATACTAACCGAAAAAGTTGCATTTGTTAGAAATTCATACCAATTCCAACCCATcaaattttctttcttttgatgtAAAAGGTTTATAGACGGAGTTAACAATTTTGATAATATATCCAATTGCATTACTAAAACTTTTTAACATGATTTGTCTTGATCATTTTGTGTTGCTAGGGTATAGCCCTGATTGTTATGACTATTTGTTTTGAGTTTAATCGTTTCCCAAGAGGTAGGTTATGGCCAAGGTAGAGGAAGGGGTCGAGGCCAGGTGAGAGGCCGAAGACAAAGGGCGCAGCCTGAACTAGATCTAGCAACTCAGATAGAGGATTTAAGAAGAACTGGGCAGGAGCAGAATGCGGCAAATGCTCAGATGTTTGAGGCATTGATGTGGAGATTTACGGAAGTGCCACACAACCCCAAACCCCCAGTACCCCGAGAAGACGTTCCCGAACAACAGGAATTCCCGTCGCAAGAAGACCCACTGGTGGGAGCAAATCCACCAGTGGATGCATCTAGAACCGAACAGCCAAAACAAATCTCGGAAAGGTTTAGCAGGCAAAACCCATCTGTGTTCGAAGGGACTTCGGACCACCTGATGACAAAAGAATGGGTCAATGTTCTGGAGAGACTCTTTGACTTTGTGGTGGCTGCTAAAAGGGAAAAAGTAATGTGTGCGGTGTATATGTTGAGGAAGGACACCCGTATCTGGTGGGATATTGCTAGGAAGGTCTTGATGTTGGACAGATGGAATGGGCAGAATTCCTGACCCTGTTCAATTCCAAGTACTACAACCAGACGGTGATAGATCAGAAGGTGGTTAAGTTCGCCAACCTAGTCCAGGGGTCATCTAGCGTACAGAAGTACGTGCACAAGTTTGACCAACTCTAAAGATTTGCTCTGAATCTGGTACACACTAAAGCCAACCGGGTACACTAATTCATGAAGGCTTTGAAATGAGAGATAGCTCAGTTCGTGGACACCGGGAAGACCAGCTTGGATACTTATGATGAAGTTGTAGAACGAGAAATCCTCCAAGAATCCTGGTTAGTACAAGAAAAGAAGGAGCCCTACAGAGCTAAATAACGAGAATATGTTCAAATGACCAAGGAAGATACTCTAACAACCAGAGCGGACCTTCTAGGAGGTTTGCATCCAGAGGCAatcaaagtatggggaataccAATACTCAAGGGAGCTCTAGATTTCCCAATGGTGGAAATAATAAAGGAATAATGGAGCCACCAAGCTGAAGCTCAAACTTCAATAAGTAGCCAAGGAAAGAAAACAACTAGTGGCCGCAATGCAATAAATGCAACCGATGCCACCCAAGCGAGTGTAACAATGGTAATTACTTCACTTGTGGAAAACTCGGACATTTCTTCAGGCACTGCCCGAATCTTGGTCAGAATGAGGCGAAAGACCAACCAAAGCCAGTCGGAACTGGACCACGAGTCTATGCACTCACCTAGGGTGATAAAGGAGCTGGGACTTCTAACATGGTGTCAGGTCCGCTTTCTATGGCTAATAAGTCAGCATATGCATTGATGGACACTGGCGCGTCCCATTCTTTTATTATTGCATCTTATGTTGATAGGATGGATAGGAAGCCTGAGCCTATGGAAAATGTATGTGTTGTATCCTTACCTTCAGGGGAGGATATGATGGTATGGTCTTGGGTTAGAGTCGAGCCAGTTTGGGTAGAAGGTTGGGAGTTGACCGTCGATCTAGTTTTAGATTTACATGAGTATGATGTTATTTTTGTTATGGATTGGCTAACCAAATACGGAGAGGTGGTGAATTGCAAACAAAGAAAGGTAACTTTTAACCCAACTGGTGAAGAATCGTTCGTGTTCCAAGGCACAACTCGCGAGAAGAATTTTGTTATAATCTCCACGATGAAGGCTAGGAAATTACTGGAGGATGGATGTATCGACTACCTGGCGAATGTAATAGGCAAGGATAGGGAGTCTAAGTTAAAACCAACTAAGGTAGTCGTGGTGTGCAAATTTTCGGAAGTGTTTCCTGAGGATCTTTCAGATCACGAAGTtgagtttgagattgagttaatTCCAGGACCTATTTCAAAGGCACCGTACCAAATGGCACTAGCAGAGCTCAAAGAACTACAAGCACAATTAAAAGACTACCTGGATAAAGGATTTATACGACCAAGTCATTCTCCTTGGGGAGTCttggtactattcgtgaaaaataATGACGGCTCCATGAGAATGAGTATAGACTACCGCGAACTCAACAAAGTGAAGATCAAGAATCGATACCCATTGCCCAGAATTGATGATCTATTCGATTAGCTGTAGGGACAATCGGTATTCTAAATGATTGACTTGAGATCCGGATACCACCAGTTGAAGGTCAATGAATCGGATATTCCCAAGACCGCAATCTGAACTCGGTATGGCCACTACGAGTTCGTGGTGATGtgttttggactcaccaatgggCCTGCGACATTCATGAATCTTATGCATAGGGTACTGGGTGAGTATCTAGAAAATTCATGATCATGTTTATAGATGATATACTCGTGTACTTGCAAAACCAGGAAGAACACACCAAGCACCTAGGGGTGATCTTACAACAACTATGCGAGAAAAAGTTGTACGCCAATTCtccaagtgcgaattttggctgacTCAAGAAAGTTTCCTAGGGAACGTGGTGTCAAGAGACGGAATTGCAGTCGATCCAGCCAAAATTAAAGCGGTAAAGCAATGGAAGGCCCCAAAGAACGCACAAGAAGTTCGCAGTGTCTTGGGCCTTGTATGGTATTATAGGCGCTTTGTGGAAGGTTTTTCCAAAATAGCGATGCTTATGACCGTACTAACCCAAAAGAACTTCAAATTAGAGTGGTCGGACAAGTGCGAATAGAATTTTAAAGAGTTAAAGACCAGATTAATGATTGCTCCCGTACTCACTATTCCAAAGGGTACCGGGGGATATGTTGTTTATAGCGATGTATTAGGTCAAGGACTCGGAGTCGTATTAATGCAATAAGGGAAAGTGATCGCATATGCTTCTCGACCACTGAAAAATTATGAGAAAAACAATCCaactcatgacttggagttagcagcgATAGTGTTCGCGTTGAAGATCAGGTTACACTATCTCTATGGGATCCACTGCGACATATACATGGATCAGAAGAGTATGAAATgattcttcacccagaaagagaTCAACATGAGACAACGAAGGTGGTTAGAATTGATATGGCTACCCATTTTTGTTTTACTTAAATTAACACACATCTCACGTCTCCCTATGGAAGACGTGGTAGGTCTTTAGTGTCTCCCAACGGGAGACATGAGATGTCTCCACATATAACGTCTTCCATCCCTTTCAATGTCTTACAATATTAGACATAACAAAAAACATTCAATgaatcacaaaataaaacataaaataccCTATcacacttttaatgacttacacttATAATGTAAGACATTATAGGGAGTCATTAAAAgtaatttttgttgtagtgaaggCTAATAAAGTAGTTGACGCGTTGAGTCGGTAGCCAATGGCTTATGTAATTTCGGTGAAAGAAATACCCCAAGAACTACAAATCGATATATCCAAATTGGATTTTGAGATAGTAGTGGGAAGATTTGCAAAGTTATCTGTGCAACCCATGATCATTGAAACaatctgttatacccagatttcgagccatagtgaatgtgacctcgaaagctgagttcgcaacaaatggtctcgcaaGGATTGGGGTATGCTCCAGGATGGTATATCGagtctgcaaagtacgatatatgatctcgaatgtggtgacctcgaaatgatctcgatctcgaaaggtagctctgagaacaccctcatcttcaggaacaacttcggagcaggggtcttgagctcgatgtactatctcgaaagcaatgttagctcgggagatgtcagtggctcgcacaatgacgtgaaacttgagatgctaaagccttggagatacgctataaccaccttgaatatctacaagtattgtaaacatgagatgtaatcctcatttattgatgtaaatccccaagaatcgtgggatattatttagtcaattatgcgtttcctggtcttcaggaacgtttccttttttatctgattaaaggcatttaaagccatttattttattcacaaaagagtaactacccaaaatatgtgggatagtattctgcatccttctctataaatagagaagccatgcaccattgtaagggaccgaaattctgatccttgagagaaaactctggagaattcatgctaaagaatttttcagagataatcttaagattaataacagagactcatggactaggcagatttaactgctgaaccacgtaaaaaaccttgtgtttgatttgtttgtttcgtttggccattATCATTAATTacttacgtgctcttcttttatctgttgacgaaaaacggcgtcaacacaatCCAAGGGGGATAGCTCACAGATCCGTGGATCCAACAACTGGTGCATGAGACTGCGAAAGACATGCGACCAGAGTTTCACATCTCGGAGGATGGTGTGTTGGGATTCAAGGTTAGGTTATGCGTGCCTGATGATGAGGAGATCAAGAAAAAAAATCTTGTATGAGGCTCATAATACTCATTACGCTATGCACTGGGAACcgcaaagatgtatcaagatctcaAAAGAAACTTTTGGTGGGTaagaatgaagagagatgtagtggagtacgtggcacACTGTTTGATGTGTCAACAAACCAAGGCGGAGCATCAGCAACCTGCGGGGTTATTACAGCCGCTAGAGATCCCTGAGTGGATATAGGAAATGGTCATCATGGACTTCGTTATCGGGTTACCACACACTCAGAAGGGGCACGGTGCAATCTGGGTTATCGTGGATAAATTGACAGAAAATAGACGGTGTAGATAAGTTGGCAGACTTGTACATTACTAAGATAGTGCGAATACATGGGGTTCCCATCTCTATAGTCTTCGATCATGATGGACAATTTAACTCAGCGTTCTGGAAGAGAATGCAAATGGGATTGGGAACTAAATAACCTTTAGTAATGCTTTACACCCATAGATGGATGGCTAGAACGAACGAACAATTCAAACCTTGGAAGATATATGTTGAGATCTTTCGTGCTAGATTTTCAAGGTTCGTGGAGTGTAAAACAATAGCTATCAAGACTCGATAAAAATGGCTCCGTCTGAGACACTATACGGAAGAAACTGTTGATCTCCAATCCACTGGTATGAGACTGGTgagaggaaattcttgggatcaAAAGAGGTGGACCAAGCTATGGAGGATATTAGGTCGATTCGTCAGAGACTACATACCACTATAGATCGCCAACGCAAGTTTGAAGTTGGGGACAAGGTACTGTTAAAGATAGCTCCACTGAGAGGACCTATGAGGTTcgagaaaaagggcaagttgtGCCCTAGGTACATAGGACCATTCGAGGTTCTGGAATGCATTAGAAAGGTGGCTTACAAAATAGCCCTTCCGCCCGCGTTCTctagagttcatgatgtattccatgtgtcaACCTTAAGGAAGTACATGAACGACCCCACTCATGTGCTAAGTTACGATGAACTTAGCATAGATCCTCAGCTAAGCTATGAGCAAAAACCTGGTCGCGATTTTGGATCGAAAAGACAAGGTGTtaaggaacaagacaatacctttggtaaaggtgcagtggagACGGAAGCCGAGaagcgggagcggtatcccaatCTGTTTTGAGTTTCAGGGAGAAAACTTTTATAAATTTTAGGCATTGTAacatcccgtgttttgaacaccagttagtagccggttggagccgatgaaaaattatgtgaaataatattatgtgaaattatgtttTTTTCGTGAATTTTATAGCCATTGTGCTAATTTGGTAAAGGGTTTAGGCCTATGCAAAGAAAATTGGTCTTGGACCGAGGGGCAAACCTTAATAATGGATAAATCTCGGATTAGGTAAAATGAGGAATAAAAATATTTGGCAATTGGAACcgtatagtcgagccaataaatttaagaaaaattgattgaggatttaattcaaATAGACAGGGCTTAAGAATGAAAATTTCTTGCTCGAGCAtctaaggacattttggtcaattcgataaaattagaaaaattatgtgatatgtgacaaattttatattttggtcacatttatcataattaattaagcttggagatatttaaaaacaatagGGTGAAAATTTAGGGAATTTTAGAAAGTGAAATTACCAAAAGGGCCCTCAAGTACCTTAAAGTGAGGTAAAAATAGGTAAGGGCATAAAATTCTTTTTCAAGGGAGGAGAGAGGGTGTGATGGGTGGCTAGGCTATGCCCTAGTGTACTCAAGTGTCTAGGAACCTACCCTAGGGAAGATCAAGAGACTACCCTAACGATTAGTGCTTTTCCACATTGTTTTCCTTAATCTTTTGtttttcacaaaagaaaaacTATTCACTTTCTCTCAACCCATTTCCTCTCAAACAAGCTTCTCTCTTCCCCTCATCCCTCCAAAAACCGAGAGCTTCCCCAATCCTCCATGGCTTCATTTCCTTCCTCTCCCCAAGCTTAGACACtcactctccattgaaggaaAGAGAAGCTCAAGGAAGACTAATGTACAAGTAAGTCTAAAACCTTGTTACTCAAATCTGAAACCCTAAGGGGTGGATATGCATGCATGAGATCTAATGTCCATGCATGGCACGAATCTTGTATTATAGGGTTCAAGAGAGgaggttctaggagaatatcaaagTTTGACGCTTTTTGGTGATCTATTGAAAACAAAGGTAAGGGTTCCAAAGTTTTTATGTTTTCTCAAATCTAAAATCTTCTAGCCTAACATTATCTTCAAAATCTGCATGTGGAACTATTGGGGCTCAGTTTGAGTGTATATAacacaaggaggaagtttgaaaagCGAAGGGAACCTcttctccaagctagaaccatcaaaggttgAATATTTTTGGTTGGTTCTGgagtattttatgtttatatcaGTAGATCTAGTTGTATagattattttattggttttggagattatttgatgcgtgagggttagattggttgatttgatgatttgcatgcatgcatgtggctagagTTATGCTAGATGAGCTTAGTGTTGCTAAGTTGTGTGAAAATGCATACTGCCAAGAATTTgtggtctgacttccaacggATCAGATCATACCCTAATTTTTGTTTTTGTGAAAAATAAGTATGTAGTTGCATAGTTCCTTGTGATTACTTGatgataggctttggaaaattGTAAAAATGTATTCTTAAACTCAAAATCTGAACAttttggcattttgatgtaaatctggaacatttctgggcagcatgccccgcccagattgttttgacttttgaacatgttttattaataaaaatgctATGAAATTTTTTAGTGTGTTagtttaaacatgtataaggttaaatgtaaaattttagaggaaaatgtgctaaggtataagagatatgatttttcaaaattttccttaGAATCTGGAAACAGAACTTCTGGCCAGCAAGCACTGCCAAGATTGCTTTCAACATTGTGAGGAGTTTTGTTATTCGAAATATTATGAAAATTTTAAGGCAGCTAATTTAGACATGTATAAAGATCCCTGTAAAATCTTAGAAATATATGGGCTACGGTGTAGGAGAAATAAATTATCAAAGTTACCTTAAAATCGAggaaaacttctgggcagcaggcactgcccagattacTTTAAAAGTTGAATGGGTtttgccatcccaaaaattatgaaatttttaggGGAATTATCTAGGATGTTTTTAAAGGCTCCTATAAAATTTAATAGAAAAATGTGTCACTGTTTATGAGAAAtgatttttctaatttttccCTAAAACCTGAAAGGTAGTAATTTCTAACCTTAACGAAAATTGATTTTTTTCTCTTAACCTAAAATAAGTTTTGACGCGAGGCTTTCGCCTTGTTCCTGTCCTTACGACATAGAATACCTGAATGACAGTTTAATGGATTTTTCCCAAAACTCAACTTAGGGCAAATGTTTAAAAAGGAGATCTTACACCTTTAAATTAAATAGTTGAAGTAATATTTTGGAAATGAGAAGAAATCGTCCTttgcaaagataactaaggatttggagacttaaccaatcccaaatcagCTTGAGCTAATTTAAgagttgatttttaccattttataagttaagggtctaATTTCACTTCTTTTCAAAAATCACTTAAGAAGAGATTcaaggttatggataaaaatggtaagaatgggagttATGTTTTGTAGAACTTTTAAGAGAATGGGATAACATTGTTCGATATTATTTGTATGGGGTCAAAAAGcgatattttggtaaatgataaaaaaatggtaAACTTTCATAAGGggacgacaagttggtatttttctaaagttaTTAGTTGAGTAAAACTCCTTTTCCTAAAATCAAAATATGAGTTATCCGTTAAGAGAGTTctttagttaaagaatattaagatgcatGGCACGGAGAGCGTGTTGCGGTGAGGTCGATTTTCTCATGTTACTGTAAAGACTAAAACAAAATCTTGTTGTGTACACTGTAAGATGTATAAGAGGCTATattatagagtctctaagagaactttattgcttGAGCTATCATAAAATAGTAGCTATAAGAGTATGCATAGTTTAATCAGAGCACATTGTATTAATTACTGTAACCGCGAAAGGGAAAATGAATTGCAGTGTTTAAGATCCAGctgggagctaaggactccaagtaagttagcctttctcttttttggctacaacatgaatatactagtgtgtgcatGTAGTAGTacattacactagttttgtttgggtcattaagcacagggtatgcttaatgcttACTCTTGTAATGCTTTGGCATTCTGCGGCTATATGGAAGTAGGTTCGGGTTGAAGTCAAAACCTTAGCATAATATAGTttgggttggagctaggacaatggtaatatagtccaggttggagccaagacataaCTGCTGGAACCGGGTTGTGGCCCAGATCCCTGCTGATAATTTAATTGCTTAGTCATGATGTGTAttaaatatatttgaatattctaagaatcttctgagtgcaggatattacgatatgagtgatatattgtatgtttttggaattttctgagtgcaggttattgtactatgtgtgaacttggttgttagaaacaaccagagtatttatttcggatatggttatatatcttcAATATCTAGGATTTTTTTAATGTGGGTGGTTTTGATATGTATGAACATTGGTTGTTGGCACAACCAATGTGCTTAATTTTTCTGTTAGGACTattattgagaattgtatgatagggttggaatttatccaataccctaatgatcgGTAGCAATAACTACTTTAGGGCAACCCGTTACtagttttagtatatttgtgtgcaaggctattcttactaagaattttcacttacctagttgtttcatgttgtaggtaagtgtaAAAGCAAAATGGAGCACTCAGCGCcggagtctgcttgtggatatgtacatgtggcctgacctggggaggtttttaatggatcaccattttgaaaagataaAGATGGAAtctgttatttcttttgggataattGTTTTGTTATAACATTGTGCAAGAGTGGTTGTATTTTTGTTTACTAAACTAAAATAATGTGTGCacgatcttttaaaagttttttatatggattttcggtacaatgagttaaaagtTAAAAGTTTTAAAGTTTCGCATGATTTTGTCATGTATGTTTGGAGGGTCGTCACATGTTTCATGGAATGGACCTCGATGCGCCTTTGTTTGTGTCCCTCAGAGGAAGGTTTCTAACTGTGTTATTattcactactagaaatataggcttttacttcattttttacacatagaatataaaaaaacggaagtaaaagcctttcaatgggtttttacttcgcttttgggaatgGTAGAACATAAAAATAGGCTATTACTTCAGtttcttaaaaaaacgaagttaaaataaaaaatgagaaagggccatgtttggtttgcacactatatTAAACCAAAGTAAAAAGTGGAGCAAACCAAACATGGCCCTGAAGGCTTTTACTTCGATTCTTATATAACAACCaaagtaaaagagttttaatacccttaatatatagctctcgcctcattcgtctctctgaagcaaaaatctcaaatgtcaaacccagaaaacctccattgttgtcgtactcccacgagagtttcactaaatatacccttttatgtttttttataccatttgaaaccatttttcttacttaaaaatagaaatattagttccatttttatttttgagggagaaaataaagactttgggtgtgggtatttttagagttcaaaaatgggtattgttattggactttgactggttttcttacattaaaatgtgttcttgagcttcaaaaaaggtatgaatcactaaatctttgtttgtatgattttttttattttctatattattttcacatttttttttcttatatacataatatgtttattatatgtaggttttagagttgctaatattgatttagaggttattttgagcatcaaagaatgtttgttaccttaaaactttgtttgtgttaattttttttatattattccgaatttaatacttattttttagtatatttgtgttatatatttttttatttattttgttattttatataatgttattaattatatatatatattagtaaatttaaaaattgttgtgacttgctatttaaatttctaaacatagcttcaataggTAAAATTGTTGCCAAttttagaacttgaaatgtttggattattagtgacatttgttttttattttctataactagctagcttgatatattgtttgatgattatgtaactagtttaattagttatgtaattgatttttatttgtttttgtttaa from Humulus lupulus chromosome 5, drHumLupu1.1, whole genome shotgun sequence encodes the following:
- the LOC133779739 gene encoding uncharacterized protein LOC133779739, with the translated sequence MEDIRSIRQRLHTTIDRQRKFEVGDKVLLKIAPLRGPMRFEKKGKLCPRYIGPFEVLECIRKVAYKIALPPAFSRVHDVFHVSTLRKYMNDPTHVLSYDELSIDPQLSYEQKPGRDFGSKRQGVKEQDNTFGKGAVETEAEKRERYPNLF